One window of Saccharopolyspora phatthalungensis genomic DNA carries:
- a CDS encoding M55 family metallopeptidase encodes MRVLLSADMEGVTGVTWTDDVVPGTEQWQRFRRLFTGDVNACVEGLCAGGATDVLVNEAHSAQRNLLLEDLDQRAVLLTGRHKPLSMMQGIDSDVDGVVFLGYHAGAGADGVLSHTYLENSITGVWLDGLRAGEGGLNAALAAEYGVPVLLVTGDDRACAEANEYAPAARTVAVKDCVSRYAAICRPPARSTADIRAAATESLRLAGRTGGAVRPHRIEVEFDAAQLAAATAVIPTVEQLDVRRVGFDAPSMTEAMKAFKIVTTIAARAIEGIYG; translated from the coding sequence GTTGCTCTCAGCGGACATGGAAGGCGTCACCGGCGTCACGTGGACCGACGACGTGGTGCCGGGGACCGAGCAGTGGCAGCGCTTCCGGCGCCTGTTCACCGGGGACGTCAACGCGTGCGTCGAAGGGCTCTGCGCGGGCGGGGCCACCGACGTGCTGGTCAACGAGGCGCACTCCGCGCAGCGCAACCTGCTGCTGGAGGATCTGGACCAGCGGGCGGTGCTGCTGACCGGGCGGCACAAGCCGCTGTCCATGATGCAGGGCATCGATTCCGATGTTGACGGTGTGGTGTTCCTCGGCTACCACGCGGGCGCGGGCGCGGACGGCGTCCTTTCCCACACCTACTTGGAGAACTCCATCACCGGGGTGTGGCTGGACGGGCTCCGCGCCGGCGAAGGCGGGCTCAACGCCGCGCTGGCCGCCGAGTACGGGGTGCCCGTCCTGCTGGTCACCGGCGACGACCGGGCCTGCGCCGAAGCCAACGAATACGCGCCCGCCGCGCGGACCGTCGCGGTCAAGGACTGCGTCAGCCGCTACGCGGCGATCTGCCGCCCACCGGCCCGCTCCACGGCCGACATCCGCGCCGCGGCCACCGAAAGCCTGCGCCTGGCCGGGCGAACCGGCGGCGCGGTCCGGCCGCACCGTATCGAGGTGGAGTTCGACGCCGCGCAGCTTGCCGCGGCCACCGCGGTGATCCCCACCGTCGAGCAGCTGGACGTGCGGCGGGTCGGGTTCGACGCGCCGAGCATGACCGAGGCGATGAAGGCCTTCAAGATCGTGACGACCATCGCCGCGCGCGCGATCGAGGGCATCTACGGCTGA